From Pseudoalteromonas viridis, the proteins below share one genomic window:
- a CDS encoding ATP-binding cassette domain-containing protein, with translation MIQVEGLQKRFKLSKEHSKNKTSQDARERDGYFHSVESVSFQCQQAEVLGLLGPNGAGKTTTLRMLSTALTPDSGAILVGGQDIVKNPLYGRRCIGFLSGTTGLYGRLTAKENVEYFARLHGLKGKALKARCELLFETLDMTAFLDKRSDSLSTGMKQKTNIARAVVHQPQVVILDEPTTGLDIMTKQTVLTFIRQLKEQGTPVIFSTHHLDEVDMLCDKVCVIDKGISCFEGDLDAFRTLGRNNELNQAFMTIIRETQDV, from the coding sequence GTGATACAGGTTGAAGGTTTACAAAAACGCTTCAAGCTCAGCAAGGAGCACAGCAAAAATAAAACCAGCCAGGACGCCAGAGAGCGGGATGGCTATTTTCATTCCGTCGAATCTGTGTCGTTTCAGTGCCAGCAAGCCGAAGTACTTGGGCTGCTTGGCCCAAATGGCGCGGGCAAGACCACCACATTAAGAATGCTGTCCACGGCGCTGACGCCAGATAGCGGCGCAATTCTGGTCGGTGGGCAGGATATTGTTAAAAACCCGCTCTATGGCCGCCGTTGTATCGGCTTTTTATCCGGTACGACAGGCCTGTACGGGCGACTAACCGCCAAAGAAAATGTTGAATATTTTGCCAGGTTGCATGGCCTCAAAGGCAAGGCACTCAAGGCCCGCTGCGAGCTGTTATTTGAAACTTTGGATATGACCGCATTTCTCGATAAGCGCTCAGACAGCTTGTCTACCGGTATGAAGCAAAAAACCAATATCGCCAGAGCTGTGGTACATCAGCCTCAGGTGGTGATTTTGGACGAGCCGACTACAGGTCTGGATATTATGACCAAACAGACCGTGCTGACCTTTATCAGGCAGCTTAAAGAGCAGGGGACACCCGTGATCTTCTCTACCCATCATCTGGACGAAGTCGATATGTTGTGTGACAAGGTGTGTGTGATTGACAAAGGGATAAGCTGCTTTGAAGGCGACCTGGACGCTTTTCGTACGCTGGGGCGCAACAACGAGCTCAACCAGGCATTTATGACTATCATTCGGGAGACACAAGATGTTTGA
- a CDS encoding ABC transporter permease, with the protein MFEVMLKELRELLRDRKTLFFVIALPIVIFPVLFAFVAFLTSKAALEAEQQVHTFYVVNEDYARPFADTLFYHRSFKRYDGDAKLDSVEALRDAVRQGIIDVGVYIPAEPDKQLSLGNQTRFQVVFNDAQSINYIYSRVKKVIDEYSATLREQALGELGVAVDKQAAILKPVEMEKVDTADQRENIGEKIGAFIPYMLIPLVLMGASYPAIDLGAGEKERGTLETLLLTPLTRTQLVLGKFFTILISSIACALVTVSSMSVWIWIASGFGALDPILSAFATVNQWDFLLIFALLLPVAMMLSSLVLAISIYARSFKEAQNYMGPLSMFVFVPIVVSVLPNMTLTAKTAWIPITNVALAIKEIVKGTVDYQAVGLIFLASTLLAGALLACCVRWFSREAVLFR; encoded by the coding sequence ATGTTTGAAGTCATGTTAAAGGAGCTAAGAGAGCTGCTCAGAGACCGTAAAACCTTGTTCTTTGTGATAGCCCTGCCAATTGTTATTTTTCCGGTGTTATTTGCCTTTGTTGCGTTTCTCACGTCTAAAGCAGCGCTGGAAGCCGAGCAACAGGTTCATACCTTTTATGTGGTTAACGAAGACTATGCGCGCCCGTTTGCTGATACCTTGTTCTATCATCGCAGTTTTAAGCGCTATGACGGCGACGCTAAACTTGATAGTGTCGAAGCGCTTCGTGACGCAGTAAGACAAGGCATTATTGATGTGGGGGTGTATATTCCGGCAGAGCCTGATAAGCAGCTGAGTCTGGGTAACCAGACGCGGTTTCAGGTGGTCTTTAATGATGCCCAATCCATCAACTATATTTACAGCCGGGTCAAGAAAGTAATAGATGAGTACTCGGCCACGCTAAGGGAGCAGGCATTGGGCGAGCTAGGTGTGGCTGTGGATAAACAGGCAGCCATACTGAAACCTGTGGAGATGGAAAAGGTCGATACAGCCGATCAGCGAGAGAACATTGGCGAGAAAATTGGTGCGTTTATTCCGTATATGTTGATCCCGCTGGTGCTGATGGGGGCCAGCTACCCGGCCATAGATCTGGGGGCTGGTGAAAAAGAGCGTGGTACACTCGAAACCTTGTTGCTAACGCCCCTGACCCGCACTCAGCTGGTACTGGGGAAATTTTTCACCATTTTGATAAGCTCCATTGCCTGTGCACTGGTGACTGTTTCCAGTATGTCTGTGTGGATCTGGATTGCGAGTGGGTTTGGCGCACTCGATCCTATCCTGAGTGCGTTTGCAACGGTGAATCAGTGGGATTTTCTGCTGATTTTTGCTTTGTTGCTGCCGGTCGCTATGATGTTGTCATCCCTGGTGCTTGCCATCTCTATTTATGCCCGCAGCTTTAAAGAAGCGCAGAATTACATGGGACCACTGAGCATGTTTGTGTTTGTGCCGATTGTGGTGTCGGTTTTGCCTAACATGACGCTGACAGCCAAAACCGCCTGGATCCCCATTACTAACGTGGCACTGGCTATCAAGGAAATTGTTAAAGGGACCGTCGACTATCAAGCCGTCGGCTTGATTTTTCTGGCTTCAACACTTCTTGCCGGCGCCTTGCTGGCGTGTTGTGTGCGCTGGTTTAGCCGCGAAGCGGTGTTATTCAGATAA
- a CDS encoding UDP-2,3-diacylglucosamine diphosphatase, with protein MTHTYYPTIWISDVHLGYKDCKAEFLLDFLNSTRCDTLYLVGDIVDLWSLKRQFFWHPSHYQVLECIQRKAENGTRVIYIPGNHDETFRNYVGKTLFHVEVHKTYIHTTSAGKRFLLLHGDDFDSATRYNKLISIIGDAAYDFLLFLNRWTNRVRRLYGGHYWSLASWLKNRVHKAREAIHAFEQAAVHEAKKRGVDGIICGHIHQPRISVMDGIVYCNDGDWIENCTALVENEQGRIELLHWSDIKKVLTVVEPEAVSSEDVKAA; from the coding sequence ATGACACACACCTACTATCCGACAATTTGGATCTCCGATGTCCACCTCGGCTATAAAGACTGTAAAGCCGAATTTCTGTTAGATTTTCTCAATAGCACCCGCTGCGATACCTTGTACCTGGTCGGTGACATTGTTGATCTTTGGTCTTTGAAGCGCCAGTTTTTCTGGCACCCGAGCCACTACCAGGTGCTGGAGTGCATTCAGCGCAAAGCCGAAAACGGTACTCGGGTAATTTATATTCCCGGCAACCATGACGAAACGTTTCGAAACTATGTCGGCAAAACCCTGTTTCATGTAGAAGTCCATAAAACCTATATCCACACCACGTCAGCAGGTAAGCGGTTTTTGCTGTTGCACGGCGACGATTTTGACTCCGCCACCCGCTACAACAAACTTATCAGCATCATAGGTGATGCGGCGTATGACTTTTTACTCTTCCTCAATCGCTGGACCAATCGGGTACGCAGGTTATACGGCGGCCACTACTGGTCTTTGGCATCCTGGCTCAAAAACCGTGTGCACAAAGCCCGCGAGGCCATTCATGCATTTGAACAAGCCGCCGTTCACGAGGCGAAAAAACGCGGTGTTGATGGCATTATCTGTGGCCACATACATCAGCCCAGGATCTCAGTGATGGATGGTATTGTGTACTGTAATGATGGTGACTGGATAGAGAACTGCACTGCCTTGGTGGAAAATGAACAGGGCCGCATTGAACTGCTGCACTGGTCAGATATCAAAAAAGTCCTGACGGTGGTTGAGCCCGAGGCTGTTTCTTCTGAAGACGTGAAAGCTGCCTGA
- a CDS encoding proline--tRNA ligase, with the protein MRTSQYILATQKETPADAEVISHQLMLRAGMIRKLASGLYTWLPSGLKVLRKVEKIVREEMDKAGAIEMLMPIIQPADLWQESGRWEQFGPELLRINDRHNRPFALGPTHEEVITDLVRREVSSYKQLPLTLYQVQTKVRDEVRPRFGVMRAREFTMKDAYSFHLDEACLEKTYQAMHQAYCNIFERLGLDYRPVIADTGSIGGSVSHEFHVLAESGEDAIAFSTESDYAANIEKAEAVAPSEPRPEPAKALNTFDTPEANTIAELKEKHGVKPHRGVKTLIVYGAPDENEQRGLVALILRGDHELNELKAEKLPLVDAPLEMAKEEDIVAAIGAKPGSLGPVGLNMPVIVDRSAAVMADFVAGANKNGVHYSGINWDRDVTDYTVADLRNVVEGDPSPCGQGTLQIKRGIEVGHIFQLGTKYSEAMNAGVLGESGKNQVMTMGCYGIGVSRIVAAAIEQNNDDYGIKWPQAIAPFELAIVPMNMHKSHRIPDIAQKFYADLQAAGVEVLFDDRKERPGVMFNDMELLGVPFTLVIGERNLDNNQVELKNRHTGEKLMLDIDSAVAEIAKALGK; encoded by the coding sequence ATGCGTACCAGTCAATATATTTTAGCGACTCAAAAAGAGACGCCTGCAGATGCAGAAGTGATCAGCCATCAGCTGATGTTACGCGCGGGTATGATCCGCAAACTGGCCTCGGGTTTATACACCTGGTTACCTTCGGGCCTGAAAGTGCTGCGTAAAGTAGAAAAAATTGTCCGCGAAGAAATGGACAAAGCCGGCGCCATTGAAATGCTGATGCCTATTATCCAGCCCGCCGATCTGTGGCAGGAATCGGGTCGTTGGGAGCAATTTGGTCCTGAGCTGCTGCGCATCAACGACAGACACAATCGTCCGTTTGCACTTGGTCCGACTCACGAAGAAGTGATCACCGATCTGGTACGCCGTGAAGTCAGCAGTTACAAGCAATTGCCTCTGACTTTGTATCAGGTTCAGACTAAAGTGCGTGATGAAGTGCGTCCGCGTTTTGGTGTAATGCGTGCCCGTGAATTCACCATGAAAGATGCTTATTCTTTCCACCTGGATGAAGCCTGTCTGGAAAAAACCTATCAGGCCATGCATCAGGCTTACTGTAATATCTTTGAGCGCCTGGGACTGGATTACCGCCCGGTTATCGCAGATACCGGCTCAATTGGTGGTAGCGTGTCACACGAGTTCCACGTTTTGGCCGAATCGGGTGAAGATGCCATCGCATTCAGCACTGAAAGTGACTACGCAGCTAACATCGAAAAAGCGGAAGCCGTTGCACCTTCTGAGCCTCGCCCGGAGCCAGCCAAAGCACTTAACACCTTTGACACACCAGAAGCCAACACCATTGCTGAGCTCAAAGAAAAACACGGTGTTAAACCACATCGTGGCGTTAAAACGCTGATAGTTTACGGTGCACCTGACGAAAACGAGCAGCGTGGTCTGGTTGCCCTGATCTTACGTGGCGACCATGAACTAAACGAGCTAAAAGCCGAGAAACTACCTTTGGTTGATGCTCCGCTGGAAATGGCCAAAGAAGAAGACATAGTCGCGGCGATTGGTGCAAAGCCTGGCTCTTTGGGTCCGGTTGGCCTGAACATGCCAGTCATTGTTGATCGCAGCGCTGCGGTAATGGCAGACTTCGTTGCGGGTGCCAATAAAAATGGTGTTCACTACAGTGGCATTAACTGGGACCGCGATGTAACAGATTACACAGTTGCGGATCTGCGTAACGTGGTTGAAGGCGATCCCAGCCCGTGTGGCCAGGGCACACTTCAGATCAAACGTGGTATCGAAGTTGGTCACATCTTCCAGCTGGGCACTAAGTATTCAGAAGCGATGAATGCCGGCGTACTTGGCGAAAGCGGTAAGAACCAGGTCATGACCATGGGTTGTTACGGCATTGGCGTATCTCGCATTGTTGCCGCTGCAATTGAGCAGAACAATGATGACTACGGCATTAAGTGGCCACAAGCCATTGCCCCATTTGAGCTGGCTATTGTACCAATGAACATGCACAAGTCTCACCGTATCCCGGACATTGCACAGAAGTTCTACGCGGATCTGCAAGCAGCCGGTGTAGAAGTGCTGTTTGACGATCGTAAAGAGCGCCCGGGTGTCATGTTTAACGACATGGAGCTGCTTGGTGTACCCTTTACCCTGGTCATCGGCGAGCGCAACCTGGATAACAATCAGGTTGAGCTGAAAAACCGCCATACCGGTGAAAAGCTAATGCTGGACATTGATTCAGCGGTGGCAGAAATCGCCAAAGCACTGGGCAAGTAA
- the tsaA gene encoding tRNA (N6-threonylcarbamoyladenosine(37)-N6)-methyltransferase TrmO codes for MHFDIQPIGVIHSPYKQKFAIPRQPRLVPEARAKLVFCDAFNREEFVRGIEEFSHLWLLFRFHETADKGYSALVRPPRLGGNERKGVFATRATFRPNGIGMSAVKLEGVEYKNGQLALLLSGIDLLDGTPIVDIKPYLPYSDALSDAAAGFADTRPETAMTVAFSEQAEAFISAQHAYPELKAFITNVLKQDPRPAYKKKQASTQSYGMNLYDFNIRWQVDGEHNYVLEVAHIRAD; via the coding sequence GTGCATTTCGACATACAGCCCATAGGGGTGATCCACTCACCCTACAAACAAAAATTTGCCATTCCAAGACAACCCCGACTGGTGCCAGAGGCCAGAGCTAAACTGGTATTTTGTGATGCGTTTAATCGCGAGGAGTTTGTGCGTGGTATCGAGGAATTCAGCCACCTTTGGCTGTTATTTCGCTTTCACGAGACCGCCGACAAAGGCTACTCTGCGTTAGTGCGCCCACCCCGTTTAGGCGGTAACGAGCGAAAGGGCGTGTTTGCAACCCGTGCAACCTTTAGGCCCAATGGTATCGGCATGAGCGCGGTAAAGCTCGAAGGGGTCGAATACAAAAATGGTCAGCTGGCACTGCTGTTATCCGGGATTGACCTGCTCGATGGCACCCCGATTGTGGATATCAAGCCCTATTTGCCCTATTCCGATGCGCTCAGCGATGCTGCTGCCGGTTTTGCCGATACCCGCCCTGAGACGGCGATGACAGTGGCATTTAGCGAACAGGCTGAGGCTTTTATTAGTGCCCAGCACGCCTATCCGGAACTAAAAGCCTTTATCACCAACGTGCTTAAACAAGACCCACGCCCGGCCTATAAGAAAAAACAGGCCAGCACTCAAAGTTACGGTATGAACCTGTACGATTTTAACATTCGCTGGCAAGTCGATGGCGAACACAATTATGTGCTGGAAGTCGCTCATATCCGGGCGGATTGA
- a CDS encoding response regulator gives MWSNVEQVVVRNVRFLVVDDCTTVRNVVRNIIKTRLGSEQVLMATNGKQALQILESQPVDIIISDWQMPELNGEELLYRVRNSARFKDIPFIMMTSNGERDFVITAIQNGVSHFVVKPFRADKLEAAVNKSWNGASKRDSVRHSALPSHAMRIIASDALLEGKVQNISHTGMQVYTDYVDALKLYKITEFNLSFNNFDGPHALSISPLYGTIVRIEANEGPEQDCLLGVRFELDKCAESVRQNLDRLMHKLNNAVPDIVDNH, from the coding sequence ATGTGGTCAAATGTAGAGCAAGTAGTAGTGAGAAATGTCCGGTTTTTGGTGGTCGATGACTGTACCACTGTGCGCAATGTTGTGCGCAACATCATTAAAACGCGTCTGGGGTCAGAGCAGGTACTTATGGCCACCAATGGCAAGCAGGCGCTGCAGATCCTCGAATCACAACCGGTCGACATTATTATTTCTGACTGGCAGATGCCTGAGCTCAATGGCGAGGAGCTGCTCTATCGGGTGCGCAACAGCGCCAGATTCAAAGACATCCCTTTCATTATGATGACCTCAAATGGCGAGCGGGACTTTGTCATTACTGCTATTCAAAACGGCGTCAGCCATTTTGTTGTCAAACCGTTTCGGGCAGACAAACTGGAAGCCGCAGTTAATAAATCCTGGAATGGTGCGAGTAAGCGTGACTCTGTACGTCACTCCGCTCTGCCCTCACACGCAATGCGGATCATTGCATCCGATGCATTGCTTGAGGGCAAAGTGCAAAATATCAGTCACACCGGTATGCAGGTTTATACTGATTATGTCGATGCTCTGAAACTCTATAAAATCACAGAGTTTAATCTCAGCTTTAACAATTTTGACGGGCCTCACGCACTCAGTATTTCGCCCTTGTATGGCACCATAGTGCGTATTGAGGCCAATGAGGGCCCGGAGCAAGACTGCTTGTTAGGGGTTAGGTTTGAGCTGGATAAATGCGCAGAGTCGGTGCGTCAGAACCTGGATAGACTGATGCATAAGCTGAACAACGCTGTACCGGATATCGTTGATAATCACTAG
- a CDS encoding MipA/OmpV family protein: MIGITKHTLAATVGGLFLGLASVNSYASEPGQDDWEVKVGAGVLVADLPWQGVDNEIALIPMADIKKGNWFSNEDATIGYQFLNIKDVFSAYAGLGYRNEGYDSLFGDNSSNSKVFEGYDAPDGELVLNYGAKFLWFGLSGHTDLSDESDATNFTFSAEVPLYESAYGFGISAQAQVRWLDADYVNTVYGISGKNINASVGRTAYQTDDNALNVTFGLNAYYQLTPEITLIGSVSRTELDDEISKSPLVGDDTMDVAFIGALYKF; this comes from the coding sequence ATGATCGGGATTACTAAACACACGTTAGCGGCTACTGTAGGTGGCTTATTTTTGGGTCTGGCAAGTGTGAATAGCTACGCCTCTGAACCCGGGCAAGATGACTGGGAGGTCAAAGTAGGGGCTGGCGTATTGGTGGCGGATCTGCCCTGGCAAGGTGTTGACAACGAAATTGCGTTGATACCTATGGCCGACATTAAGAAAGGCAACTGGTTTTCTAATGAAGACGCGACAATTGGTTATCAGTTTCTGAATATTAAGGATGTTTTTAGCGCCTACGCGGGTCTTGGCTATCGCAATGAGGGCTACGACAGCCTGTTTGGCGATAACAGCTCCAACAGTAAAGTGTTTGAAGGCTACGATGCCCCGGATGGAGAGCTGGTTTTGAACTATGGGGCCAAATTCTTGTGGTTTGGGCTGTCGGGACATACCGACTTGTCTGATGAATCAGACGCCACCAATTTTACGTTCAGTGCAGAAGTCCCTTTGTATGAAAGTGCTTATGGATTTGGCATTTCTGCACAGGCGCAGGTACGCTGGCTGGATGCTGATTACGTAAATACCGTCTATGGGATCAGCGGTAAAAATATCAATGCTTCAGTTGGTCGGACGGCTTATCAGACCGATGACAATGCATTAAACGTAACCTTTGGTCTAAATGCTTATTATCAGCTGACACCAGAAATCACTTTAATCGGTAGTGTCAGCAGAACGGAGCTGGATGATGAGATCAGCAAAAGCCCACTGGTCGGTGATGACACCATGGATGTTGCCTTTATTGGTGCGCTTTACAAATTTTAA
- a CDS encoding acyl-CoA thioesterase, with protein sequence MAQQSEVVFRFLAEPTDVNFGGKVHGGVVMKWIDQAGYACAAGWSGAYCVTVSVAGVRFHRPILVGQIVEVSARIAHTGKTSMQIFIQVRCGDPQKQHMVETNHCIISFIAMDQAGYPIPVAKYEAKTQEQKALEQYAIKMKEIAIQTESLLQNTLDQDD encoded by the coding sequence ATGGCGCAGCAATCTGAAGTAGTGTTTCGCTTTTTAGCCGAGCCAACCGACGTGAACTTTGGTGGAAAAGTGCACGGTGGCGTAGTAATGAAATGGATAGATCAGGCGGGCTATGCCTGTGCCGCGGGCTGGAGTGGCGCCTATTGTGTTACGGTTTCCGTCGCGGGCGTGCGTTTTCACCGCCCTATTTTGGTTGGCCAGATTGTTGAAGTCTCTGCACGCATTGCCCATACAGGCAAAACCAGTATGCAGATTTTTATTCAGGTACGTTGTGGCGACCCACAAAAGCAACACATGGTCGAAACCAATCATTGCATCATCAGCTTTATTGCCATGGACCAGGCCGGCTACCCTATTCCGGTTGCCAAGTATGAAGCGAAAACCCAGGAGCAAAAAGCGCTGGAGCAATATGCCATTAAGATGAAAGAAATCGCGATTCAGACTGAGTCGTTATTACAAAACACGCTGGATCAGGACGACTGA
- a CDS encoding electron transfer flavoprotein-ubiquinone oxidoreductase codes for MVERETMEFDVVIVGAGPAGLSCAIRLAQQAQEKQQELMICVVEKGSEVGAHILSGAVFETKALDELIPDWAEKNAPVTTKVTEDEIYLFKDQDKATSIPHFAVPKTFKNDGNYIVSMGNVCRWLAEQAEQLGVEVFPGFSAHSLIVEDDEVKGIITGDMGVGKDGEPKDSYMPGMELRAKYTVFAEGCRGHLGKQLISQFALDKDATPQHYGIGFKEIWQIDPAKHQEGKVVHGTGWPLDNETHGGSFMYHAENNQVVVGLIIDLNYKNPYLSPFDEFQRMKHQQVFKDTLEGGERIAYGARAIAKGGLHALPKMHFPGGLLVGCDAGTLNFAKIKGNHTAMKSGIIAADTIVAALSEEAHRADLSEFADNFKSSWLYDELYQSRNFGPAMHKFGRILGGAYNMVDQNLFSGSLPFTLKDTTLDHASLRLAKDSQEISYPKPDGKLSFDKLSSVFLSNTNHEEEQPCHLQLKDASIPIQVNLEQYAEPAQRYCPAGVYEVNEDENGDKQFVINGQNCVHCKTCDIKDPSQNITWVTPEGAGGPNYPNM; via the coding sequence ATGGTCGAACGCGAAACCATGGAATTTGATGTTGTGATCGTTGGCGCGGGCCCTGCGGGCTTGTCGTGCGCGATCCGACTTGCACAACAGGCACAGGAAAAACAACAAGAACTGATGATCTGTGTCGTTGAAAAAGGCTCAGAGGTCGGAGCACATATATTGTCTGGTGCTGTCTTTGAAACTAAAGCGCTGGACGAATTAATCCCGGACTGGGCTGAAAAAAATGCCCCTGTCACCACAAAAGTGACCGAGGACGAAATCTACCTGTTTAAAGATCAGGACAAGGCAACCAGTATTCCCCACTTTGCCGTGCCGAAAACCTTTAAAAACGACGGCAACTATATTGTCTCTATGGGCAATGTCTGCCGCTGGCTGGCTGAACAAGCTGAGCAACTGGGTGTGGAGGTATTCCCCGGATTCAGCGCGCACTCGCTGATAGTCGAAGATGATGAGGTGAAAGGCATCATCACCGGTGATATGGGTGTTGGCAAAGATGGCGAGCCAAAAGACAGTTACATGCCAGGTATGGAACTGAGAGCCAAGTACACCGTATTTGCAGAGGGCTGTCGTGGCCATCTGGGTAAACAGCTGATAAGCCAGTTTGCACTGGACAAAGATGCAACCCCTCAGCACTACGGTATTGGCTTTAAAGAGATCTGGCAAATTGACCCGGCAAAACATCAGGAAGGTAAGGTTGTCCATGGTACGGGCTGGCCACTCGATAACGAAACCCACGGCGGTTCGTTTATGTACCATGCTGAGAATAATCAGGTCGTAGTCGGATTAATCATAGATCTAAACTACAAAAATCCGTACCTGAGTCCGTTTGACGAGTTTCAGCGTATGAAACATCAGCAAGTCTTTAAAGACACGCTGGAAGGTGGTGAGCGCATTGCTTATGGTGCTCGTGCGATTGCCAAGGGTGGCCTTCACGCCTTACCTAAAATGCACTTCCCTGGCGGACTGCTGGTGGGCTGTGACGCAGGTACCCTGAATTTTGCCAAAATCAAAGGTAACCACACCGCGATGAAATCGGGCATCATTGCCGCAGATACCATTGTGGCGGCCCTGAGTGAGGAAGCACATCGCGCAGACTTAAGCGAATTTGCCGATAACTTCAAAAGCAGCTGGCTATATGACGAGCTTTATCAGTCACGTAACTTTGGCCCGGCCATGCATAAGTTTGGCCGCATCTTAGGCGGTGCTTACAACATGGTTGACCAAAACCTGTTTTCAGGCTCACTGCCTTTTACACTCAAAGATACCACGCTGGACCACGCCTCGCTTCGACTGGCAAAGGATTCGCAGGAAATTAGTTATCCCAAGCCAGACGGAAAACTGAGCTTTGATAAGCTGTCGTCGGTGTTTTTATCCAATACCAACCATGAAGAAGAGCAGCCTTGTCATTTGCAGCTTAAAGACGCCTCTATTCCTATTCAGGTAAATCTTGAACAGTATGCAGAGCCTGCACAGCGTTACTGCCCGGCAGGTGTGTATGAGGTCAACGAAGATGAAAACGGTGATAAACAGTTTGTGATCAATGGACAAAACTGTGTTCACTGTAAGACCTGTGACATCAAAGATCCGAGTCAGAATATCACCTGGGTGACGCCAGAAGGCGCAGGTGGTCCTAACTATCCCAACATGTAA
- a CDS encoding electron transfer flavoprotein subunit beta/FixA family protein: MKVLVPIKRVIDYNVKARVKADNSDVDLTNVKMAMNPFCEIAVEEAIRLKEAGTASEVIAVSIGDKACQEQLRTALALGADKAIHIETDAKLESLHVAKLLAKLVEQESPELVILGKQSIDSDNNQTGQMLAALTKRPQGTFASKVEIADGKAVVTREVDGGLQTVALNLPAVVTTDLRLNEPRYASLPNIMKAKRKPLDVIAADTLGVDLAPRVELIRVAEPAKREAGIVVESVEELVNKLKTEAKVIS, from the coding sequence ATGAAAGTACTTGTGCCAATCAAACGCGTGATTGACTACAATGTCAAGGCAAGAGTCAAGGCCGACAACAGTGATGTTGATCTGACCAATGTAAAAATGGCAATGAACCCGTTCTGTGAGATAGCGGTAGAAGAAGCAATCCGCCTTAAAGAAGCTGGTACAGCCAGCGAAGTAATCGCAGTATCAATAGGCGATAAAGCTTGCCAGGAACAACTGCGTACGGCGCTTGCTCTGGGCGCTGACAAAGCCATTCATATTGAAACAGATGCTAAGCTGGAGTCGCTTCATGTTGCTAAACTACTGGCAAAGCTGGTTGAGCAAGAGAGCCCTGAACTGGTTATTCTGGGCAAACAATCTATCGATTCTGACAACAATCAAACTGGTCAGATGTTAGCTGCACTGACTAAACGTCCTCAGGGCACCTTTGCGTCTAAAGTAGAAATTGCAGACGGTAAAGCGGTTGTCACCCGTGAAGTAGATGGTGGTCTGCAAACGGTCGCTCTTAACCTGCCTGCGGTTGTAACCACAGATCTGCGTCTGAATGAGCCGCGCTATGCATCTTTGCCCAACATTATGAAAGCCAAACGTAAGCCACTTGATGTGATTGCAGCAGATACGCTGGGCGTTGATCTTGCGCCGCGTGTGGAGCTGATCCGTGTGGCAGAGCCGGCTAAACGTGAAGCGGGTATCGTTGTTGAAAGTGTAGAAGAACTGGTTAATAAACTAAAAACTGAAGCTAAGGTGATCTCATGA
- a CDS encoding electron transfer flavoprotein subunit alpha/FixB family protein, whose translation MSVLVIAEHENGVLKPETAKVVHAASKLGAEIHVLVAGHNVGAVAEAAAQIAGVTAVKLADDGALDHQLAESTADLVITLAQGYSHILAAASTTGKNIMPRVAALLDKSQISEIVDVVDADTFMRPIYAGNAIATVKSLEAQKVITVRASAFDAAGEQAPVAVETLTASVENTSSSFVGVEQTESERPELTAAPVVISGGRGMQNGENFSLLEGIADKLGAAIGASRAAVDAGFVPNDMQVGQTGKIVAPDLYIAVGISGAIQHLAGMKDSKVIVAINKDPEAPIFQVADYGLVADLFDVLPQLEQAL comes from the coding sequence ATGAGCGTACTAGTTATTGCTGAACACGAAAATGGTGTATTAAAGCCAGAAACTGCAAAAGTGGTTCATGCGGCGAGCAAGCTTGGCGCAGAGATCCATGTTCTGGTTGCGGGTCATAACGTTGGAGCGGTGGCTGAGGCCGCGGCACAAATCGCAGGCGTTACGGCGGTTAAGCTGGCGGACGACGGCGCGCTGGATCATCAGTTGGCTGAAAGCACAGCGGATTTGGTTATCACACTTGCACAAGGTTACAGCCATATTCTGGCTGCGGCATCGACCACAGGCAAAAATATCATGCCTCGCGTTGCGGCATTGCTGGATAAATCACAAATCTCTGAAATTGTAGATGTGGTAGATGCGGATACCTTTATGCGCCCTATCTATGCTGGTAACGCCATTGCTACGGTTAAATCATTAGAAGCACAAAAAGTTATCACCGTGCGTGCCAGTGCGTTTGATGCCGCCGGTGAACAAGCACCTGTTGCTGTCGAAACACTAACTGCATCGGTTGAAAACACCAGCAGCAGCTTTGTCGGTGTTGAGCAAACTGAGTCTGAGCGCCCAGAACTGACGGCGGCACCTGTGGTTATTTCTGGTGGTCGCGGCATGCAAAACGGGGAGAACTTCTCACTGCTGGAAGGCATTGCAGACAAACTAGGGGCGGCCATTGGTGCATCACGTGCTGCGGTTGACGCAGGCTTTGTACCAAATGATATGCAGGTGGGTCAGACGGGTAAAATCGTAGCGCCAGACCTATACATTGCCGTTGGTATTAGCGGTGCGATTCAGCATCTGGCAGGTATGAAAGATTCTAAAGTCATCGTTGCTATCAACAAAGATCCGGAAGCGCCTATTTTCCAGGTGGCTGACTACGGTCTGGTGGCTGATTTGTTCGACGTATTACCTCAGCTCGAACAAGCCCTGTAA